The Synergistaceae bacterium region TATGAACCCTATGCACCACCTTGATCCCGTAGGCGCGCTCTGTCTTCTGCTGTTCCGTTTCGGCTGGGCAAAGCCTGTCCCCATCAATCCCGGATACTTCAAGCATCCAAGGCGCGACATGGTGATCGTGAGTCTTGCGGGTGCGGCGGGTAATATCCTGACAGCTTTTGTATGCGCCCAGCTTGTGAGATTTTTCCCTGCGCTCTTTCAGAGCTACGGTGCGCAGCAGTTTATACTGATAATGATATACATGAACGCGGGCCTTGCGGCGTTCAACCTTATCCCGATACCGCCGCTTGACGGTTCACGTATTCTGTATGTGTTCCTCCCGTACAAATATATGAATATCTATTACACGCTTGAACGTTATGGAATGTTCATACTTCTCGGACTTATGGCATTCGGCGTACTTCCGATCCTCATGCGTCCTATTATGACACTGATACTCAGCATCATCCTTTAGCCGGTAAATA contains the following coding sequences:
- a CDS encoding site-2 protease family protein is translated as MFLGGGDMTARLAELLLSLPAVLWAITFHEYCHGYAAMKLGDPTAKLDGRLSMNPMHHLDPVGALCLLLFRFGWAKPVPINPGYFKHPRRDMVIVSLAGAAGNILTAFVCAQLVRFFPALFQSYGAQQFILIMIYMNAGLAAFNLIPIPPLDGSRILYVFLPYKYMNIYYTLERYGMFILLGLMAFGVLPILMRPIMTLILSIIL